The nucleotide window TGTCAAAACTGGATGCAAGAAAATCTATCCTAAAAGCAGAAAACCCTTGCACGTCTGGCAACCCACGGAGGGACGGTGCTGCAATGGCGAGACTCCAGCGGAAAAACGGACGCGTCAAGCCCCCGAAGCGCCGGTTTTACGCGAGGAGGCTTGACCGTTCGTCCGCGGAAAGCGAAGCCATGGAAGCGGCATCCCGGCTCCAACTAATATATGTAAGTTGTTCAGCAATCCATAGGGTAATCATGATCGCCCAAGCAGATCATGTCGATACGTGGCGGTACCAACATCTGAACAATTTATCCTCTCTGTTAGTGCGAAAAAAACCCAAACGGAGATCTCCGTTTGGGTTTTTTCTTTCCCGATTTTATCGATTCCGACGGCGGTTCCGTAAAAATGCCGGGATATCAAGGGAATCTTGGTCTTCTTCTTGTCTGCCGGACGAACGTTCCGGTTCTTCTTCAAAGGCCGGTTGTTGCTGTGTTTGCTGCGGACGTTGCGGCGCCTGTTGCTGCGGGCTTGTCCGTCTGCCCCCCGTTTCTTGGCTTTTGCCGGGACGTCCCCGTTTTTCCGTACCTTCGTTGAATCCCGTTGCAATCACTGTCACCAGAACTTCATCTTTCAAATTTTCATTGATGACGGAACCAAAAATCATATTGACTTCCGGATCCGATGCATCCGAAACGATTTCGGCTGCTTCATGCACCTCAAACAAACTTAAATCGCTTCCGCCGGTTATGTTCATTAACACCCCTTGGGCGCCATCAACGGAAGTTTCCAACAATGGGCTGGAAATTGCCTTTTTCGCAGCTTCTCCGGCTCGGCTTTCACCGGTGGCGATGCCGATCCCCATGAGCGCTGAACCTTTTTCGCTCATAATTGTTTTTACGTCGGCAAAATCCAGGTTGATCAGCCCGGGCGTTGCGATCAAATCTGAAATGCCCTGCACTCCTTGTCTTAGTACATTATCTGCTTCTCGAAATGCTTCCAACATCGGCGTGCTTTTATCAACAATTTCCAGCAAACGATCGTTCGGGATGACAATCAAGGTGTCAACATTTTCTTTAAGCGTTTCAATTCCTTCAGATGCATGGGTGGAGCGTTTTTTCCCTTCAAAAGTAAACGGGCGTGTAACGACACCTACGGTGAGAGCGCCTATTTCTCTAGCCACTTCTGCAATGACGGGAGCCGCACCTGTTCCGGTGCCTCCGCCCATGCCCGCCGTGATAAATACCATATCTGCCCCGGTCAGTGATTCTTCCATTTGCTCTTTGCTTTCTTCCGCCGCTTTTTTGCCAATTTCGGGGTTTGCGCCTGCGCCCAGTCCACGCGTTAACTTCCCGCCCAGTTGAAGTTTTGTATCAGCCTGGGAGAGGGATAACGCTTGGGAATCCGTATTTACGGCGATAAATTCTACACCTTGCAAGCCATTTTCAATCATGCGGTTCACTGCATTGGAGCCGCCGCCTCCAACCCCAATGACTTTGATTTGAGCGAGTTGATCCATGTCCATTTCAAACTCTAGCATCTCGGGTCCCCCTCATCAGTCAATTGTCTGGTATATCCCTTTTTGTTTCGTTACTATTCAAAAAACACTTTGAAAAAACTACGAACTCGCTTCTTGACTCCGAGTGATTCCTTTTCCTCTTGCGGTACTCGCTGCTTTTCCGGATTTCTTGTTTTACGATAGGCCGGTGGCTCTTCTTCGTCATGAGTTGCAACGACCATTTCGTCCATCTCGTTCATTCTAACATGAAGATGGGTAAATTCAATGAGTCCAACGCCATTGGTGTATCTCGGTTCCCTTACCCCGATATAGTCCGGAATCGCCATTCGGATATTGCGGCCGATAATTTCCCTAGCAAGTTCAAGGGTGCCAGGCATCATCACCGTACCGCCGGTCAATACGACTCCACCCGGGATATCACCAATGCCGGTTAATTCTTCGGCAATGATTTCGAAAATCTCTTCCATGCGCGGTTCAATGATATGCGCCAAGTCCCGTTGCGAATACTCTTCCGGTTCATGACCTCCCATTGGATGAACGGTGGCAAACACTTCATCGGAAGTATCATCGATATACGCATGCCCATGTTCTACTTTCACACGTTCCGCTTCCGCTTTGGTTACGCGAAGTCCTACAGATAGATCATTTGTGACATGCGCCCCTCCGATGGGAGCGACATTCAACGTTTCCAGTGAACCGTCTTTAAACGTAGAGATCGTCGTTTGGCTTCCGCCAATATCGACAAGCGCAACACCGAGTGAGCGTTCATCTTTTGATACAGCAATTTCACCTGCCGCCAGCGGCTGCAGATAAATATCCGAAATGACCAAACCCGCCTTTTCCACACAACGCAAAAGGTTATGTAAGACCGTTTTTGATCCGGTAATAAGCATTCCTTCCATTTCCAGCCGTACACCGATCATCCCTGTGGGATCGTTGATTTCATCGTAACCGTCTACAATAAACTGATTCGGTACGATATCGACAACTTCCCGGTCTCGTGGGATGGATACCACTTGCGCTGCATCCATGACCCGATCAATATCTTCCTGGTCAATTTCTTTATTCGGGTTCGATACGGCAACGATACCTTGACACGGCTGCAATTCAATATGATTTCCATTAATGCCGACGACGACTTGGTTAATGGAAACGCCGACCATCCTTTCCGCTTCTTCGGTAGCTTGGCGGATAGATGCGACTGTGGCGTCAATGTCAACAACGGTGCCTTTTTTAATACCGGTGGACGGCGCTTTTCCGACACCGATAATATTTAGTATTCCCGCTGAGATTTCTCCGATCATTACTTTTACTTCAGTTGTACCAACATCCAAACTGACATAAATCTCATTATTGTCCACGAATGGCACCTCCTACTGCAATAATGTTCTGCCCATAACATGCCAGGCTTGTGATGTGTTGGGCGCGCCCGTGCGGACGGGAGGTAACCGCAGCAAAGCGGGTCATCACCATTCTTTAAAGCCGTGACTACATCAGCAAAATTTATCCCGGTTGTCACTGCATGTTAGATTACTAGTTTCACTGGATAGCTCCACAGCTTATTAAGCTAGTTCACGAATGATGCTGACGAGTCTACGCATATTGCGAAAAAACTTTTTTCAGTAGGTAAGAAAGCATACATCACTCTCTTACCTACACAAGTCGGGCGAAGGCTTTCGCCATTAATGCTTGGCGAAAAGCCAAGTTTTCTAATGAATAGGAAAGATCCAATCTCTTCTTTTCGGTTAAAAAAAGGATCTTATGTACAAGTTTACACCAATATAGGCTTGGAGAAAAGCGAAAATCGCCTCAATTCCTAGAAGTCCTTTATATCATGCATCTAACCTCTGGCTTCTGGTCTCTGTTATCAGCTGTTTTCCTCATCCGAGTCGTCTTCATCGTCTTCTTCATCCGTCGCTGATGAACTTTCAAAATACGGCCGCATTTTCATGTGCAAAACCCCTGAATCTTCGGGATCAATCTCTTCCGCGACAGAAGGATAGCCGGACATGTATTCAGCAAATTGGTCAACCATTGTTTCCACTTCAATCCCGTCATTCATATACAATCGTAGTCCTTCATGGTTTTCATCAAGCGGGTGCACTTCCGATATACGGTTGACGACCCCGTCTGTAAGTTTTTCCATCTCATCCAGCAACGTCTCCAGCCGGGATTCATCGTTCCACTCATAGATTACGGGCGCATCACCGGGAAGTTGATCCAAATTCTGGTCGGGACTTTGCTCCCCATTTGCAAACACAGGGATGTACTCCTCGTTCTCTTCCATATAAGCGATACGCTCCTGTTCAGTGACGGCGATATGTATCGTGTTCGGAAATGATCGCGAAACAGAAGCCTCCATGACGTGAGGGAGCGTTTCTGCAATTCTTTCTTCTGCATCCCGAACATCGGCCGCCCAGATATTATCCCCCTGTTCCAAACCACTTTGCGCAATCACTTCGCCCTCTTCTCCGGTAACAATCCCTTCCACATGAATGGCTTGAATGTCACTCAATGGGGATTGCAAATAGACGACAAATCCAACCAACAAAAAGATCGTGATCAAAGAAATGATCAGCCGGCGATTGGCACGTTTTTTTCGTTGTTCTTTTAATGCGGGGATTCGTTCATTTGCGGATACGACTTTTCGATCTCCCACACGCCAACCTCCTTTTGACACCGGTTTGTCCCGTATTTCCTCACGGCATTTTTGCGGCTGTTTTCAGAACGTCTCGTAATCGGCCGGCAGCATCCGGAACAGCGATGGATGTTGCCGCCGTTTGCATCTCGAGTGCTTTGCCATTTTGAAAAAGCTTATTTATATCCGCTTCGAGTTTATCTGCCGACCAATCCGTTTCTTTGTGCACCATTGCAGCACCAACATCTTCCAATGCTCTGGCATTCATTTCCTGATGATTTTTCGTGACGTAAGGGCTGGGAATTAAGATGGAGGGAATGCCAAGTGCCGTAATTTCCGCCAATGTTGTGGCACCGGCACGGCTAACAACTGCGTCCACACTTGCAAGTACATTTGGCATATCGTGAATGAATGGACGGACGACGACGTGCGCGCGCGTTTTTTCATTGGCAATGCTTGTCTTTACTTTATCATAATGAACACTTCCTGTGATATATAAGTATTGACAATGTTTGTCGGATAATTGCGGAAGTGCTTGCAAAAAAGCATCATGAATGGGTTGTGCCCCGCGACTGCCGCCGACAAGCAACACAACGGGAAGATCTTTTTTCAACCCAAATTCGGTCACCAAATTGGTTTTTTCGGCGTGAACGACTTCGGAGGCACGCGGGTTCCCTGTGAATACCGTTTTGTCTTTCGGAAAATAACCGGAGGCTTCCTGAAAAGAAATCGCGACGTTTGTGGCATATCTGCTTAAAAATTTGTTGGTAAGGCCCGGAATGCTGTTTTGCTCATGGATAACTGTCGGCACTCCCAATCGGGCAGCCGCATACATCACGGGACCCGCCACATAACCCCCTGTCCCGAGAGCAACGTCAGGCTTAAATGCACGAATCAACTGCTTCGCACGGGAGGTTCCTTTCAAAAACCGCCGCACAGTTTTTACGTTTTCAAAAGACAATTTCCGTTTAAAACCACTGATTTCGATCGTCTGAAAGGGGATGTCATAGTTCGGTACAATCTCGCTTTCCAATCCATTTTCCGTCCCCACGTATAAAAAGGAGGCAGACGGCTCCTCCTCGCGAATCGCTTTAATCATAGCAATCGCGGGATAAATGTGCCCTCCCGTGCCTCCGCCGGTGACTAAAACTTTCATCTATTTCACCTCAGGTTTTAGATGTACATGTTTACGTGACTCTTGTGTGTGCGCTGATGTTTAACAATATGCCGAGTGCGACGAGCATGAGCGTGAGGGACGATCCGCCATAACTGAGCAAAGGCAGAGTGATGCCGGTAACCGGAAACAAACCGATGACGACACCGATATTGATCATCACCTGCACAAACAACATGCCGATAATCCCGACAGCCAATAACGTCCCAAATAGATCAGGGGCAAGCAAAGCCGTACGCAACCCTCGCCACATAATGACCGCGAACAAAAGAATGACAACGACTCCGGCAATGAAGCCTCCTTCTTCCGCGATCACGGCAAAAATAAAATCCGTTTGCGGTTCAGGCAGATAAAAATATTTTTGCCTGCTTTCCCCGAATCCCATGCCGAATAGACCGCCGGGGCCGATCGCATAGAGGGATTGGATAATTTGAAAACCGCTTCCGAGCGGATCATTCCAAGGGTCAAAAAAAGACGTGATCCGATCGATTCGATACGGCGCCGAGGCAATCAAGCCTACGAATCCGGCCGCTCCAATCGCTCCCAACCATGCAAAATGGGCTTTTTTGGCACCGGCAATAAACAGCATAATAAACGACGTCACTACCATTACCGCCCCCGTACCGAGGTCCGGTTGTAGCATGATTAATGCAAACGCGGTAAAAATAATTGCAAGGAGCGGCAACATGCCTGTTCGAAATTGCGCGATCTGTTGCTGATTTCTGGTTAGCCAGTGGGCCAAAAACAAAATCATGCCCAACTTCATAAATTCCGACGGTTGGATCGAAAAAGCGCCGACGCCAATCCAGCTTTGCGCACCTCCTCGAATCAATCCCACCCCGGGAATCAAAACGAGAATCAAAAGGGCAAAACAGACCAAAACCGTCGTGAGCACATAGTTTCGCCATCGCCAGTACCCGAAACGCATCATGAACAGCATTCCGACACATCCCGCTCCCGCAAACAGCAATTGCCGTTTGGCAAAATGATAAGGGTCGGAAAAGCGGTATTCTCCCCAAGCTGCGCTCGCGCTATAGACCATAATGACCCCGATAATCAACAATGCGCAAATGGCAAACAGTAAAATTCCGTCAACCGCTTGTTTATTTTCTTTCACATCTTCACCCCGCCACCCGCAATTCAAGTCCTGTCCGATACAAGGCTTTATTCATACGTATGACGGTTTGTCCATTTTAGAAGTGAGATGTGGGAAATGAGAGGCGAGAACCCCTCGTTACTCTTTTATAGCTCTTCAATGGCGTTGACGAAGCATTCCCCTCGTTCTTCGAATGTTTTAAACTGGTCCCAGCTGGCACAAGCCGGCGACAGCAGCAAAATATCTCCCTCGGCGGAAGCATCATACGCTGCTTTTACCGCTTCCTGTAAACGGCCGGTATGTTTGATCACCGGAATACCCGCTCGTGTTCCCGCTTCTTTCAGCTTCTCGCCCGTTTCGCCATACACTGCCATTGCCCTCACATTTGTTAAA belongs to Salicibibacter cibi and includes:
- the ftsZ gene encoding cell division protein FtsZ, with product MLEFEMDMDQLAQIKVIGVGGGGSNAVNRMIENGLQGVEFIAVNTDSQALSLSQADTKLQLGGKLTRGLGAGANPEIGKKAAEESKEQMEESLTGADMVFITAGMGGGTGTGAAPVIAEVAREIGALTVGVVTRPFTFEGKKRSTHASEGIETLKENVDTLIVIPNDRLLEIVDKSTPMLEAFREADNVLRQGVQGISDLIATPGLINLDFADVKTIMSEKGSALMGIGIATGESRAGEAAKKAISSPLLETSVDGAQGVLMNITGGSDLSLFEVHEAAEIVSDASDPEVNMIFGSVINENLKDEVLVTVIATGFNEGTEKRGRPGKSQETGGRRTSPQQQAPQRPQQTQQQPAFEEEPERSSGRQEEDQDSLDIPAFLRNRRRNR
- the ftsA gene encoding cell division protein FtsA → MDNNEIYVSLDVGTTEVKVMIGEISAGILNIIGVGKAPSTGIKKGTVVDIDATVASIRQATEEAERMVGVSINQVVVGINGNHIELQPCQGIVAVSNPNKEIDQEDIDRVMDAAQVVSIPRDREVVDIVPNQFIVDGYDEINDPTGMIGVRLEMEGMLITGSKTVLHNLLRCVEKAGLVISDIYLQPLAAGEIAVSKDERSLGVALVDIGGSQTTISTFKDGSLETLNVAPIGGAHVTNDLSVGLRVTKAEAERVKVEHGHAYIDDTSDEVFATVHPMGGHEPEEYSQRDLAHIIEPRMEEIFEIIAEELTGIGDIPGGVVLTGGTVMMPGTLELAREIIGRNIRMAIPDYIGVREPRYTNGVGLIEFTHLHVRMNEMDEMVVATHDEEEPPAYRKTRNPEKQRVPQEEKESLGVKKRVRSFFKVFFE
- a CDS encoding cell division protein FtsQ/DivIB, with amino-acid sequence MGDRKVVSANERIPALKEQRKKRANRRLIISLITIFLLVGFVVYLQSPLSDIQAIHVEGIVTGEEGEVIAQSGLEQGDNIWAADVRDAEERIAETLPHVMEASVSRSFPNTIHIAVTEQERIAYMEENEEYIPVFANGEQSPDQNLDQLPGDAPVIYEWNDESRLETLLDEMEKLTDGVVNRISEVHPLDENHEGLRLYMNDGIEVETMVDQFAEYMSGYPSVAEEIDPEDSGVLHMKMRPYFESSSATDEEDDEDDSDEENS
- the murG gene encoding undecaprenyldiphospho-muramoylpentapeptide beta-N-acetylglucosaminyltransferase produces the protein MKVLVTGGGTGGHIYPAIAMIKAIREEEPSASFLYVGTENGLESEIVPNYDIPFQTIEISGFKRKLSFENVKTVRRFLKGTSRAKQLIRAFKPDVALGTGGYVAGPVMYAAARLGVPTVIHEQNSIPGLTNKFLSRYATNVAISFQEASGYFPKDKTVFTGNPRASEVVHAEKTNLVTEFGLKKDLPVVLLVGGSRGAQPIHDAFLQALPQLSDKHCQYLYITGSVHYDKVKTSIANEKTRAHVVVRPFIHDMPNVLASVDAVVSRAGATTLAEITALGIPSILIPSPYVTKNHQEMNARALEDVGAAMVHKETDWSADKLEADINKLFQNGKALEMQTAATSIAVPDAAGRLRDVLKTAAKMP
- the spoVE gene encoding stage V sporulation protein E; amino-acid sequence: MKENKQAVDGILLFAICALLIIGVIMVYSASAAWGEYRFSDPYHFAKRQLLFAGAGCVGMLFMMRFGYWRWRNYVLTTVLVCFALLILVLIPGVGLIRGGAQSWIGVGAFSIQPSEFMKLGMILFLAHWLTRNQQQIAQFRTGMLPLLAIIFTAFALIMLQPDLGTGAVMVVTSFIMLFIAGAKKAHFAWLGAIGAAGFVGLIASAPYRIDRITSFFDPWNDPLGSGFQIIQSLYAIGPGGLFGMGFGESRQKYFYLPEPQTDFIFAVIAEEGGFIAGVVVILLFAVIMWRGLRTALLAPDLFGTLLAVGIIGMLFVQVMINIGVVIGLFPVTGITLPLLSYGGSSLTLMLVALGILLNISAHTRVT